One Paralichthys olivaceus isolate ysfri-2021 chromosome 21, ASM2471397v2, whole genome shotgun sequence genomic window carries:
- the shisa8b gene encoding protein shisa-9A yields the protein MESTNPSCFHLFLFFFFFSPIITQPALTQDPSVTTMTITKGDPFIAPTTVANQTTPSYVETTQNTPLETGVSTPASGGDADDEDVPPVGGTRCQGYYDVMGQWDPPFNCNAGVFLYCCGTCFYRFCCQFRQQRLDQRICSNYDTPIWANTGKPVATITEGQEDQDRDRTHLIVYIICGVVAIMVLVGIFTKLGLEKSRGGSGGGSGAGAPHADINSRTLTDLLKQHGGEVSSVENATASSPNGGRANGISARMMRSRSEQYHLNNSAYGPFGQGLPRPQSNHGTVGLNKYTSLKAVADSASRSYYKSFPLMDFSHYQPVAPPAFQPVPVPPKEKSYIHQPLPVHHNLHAPLSISIPSSHLEHSHLPKTTTHPLLSSSAFKVWEPTGRHVHRQTSAPGHSSSMHSSSTHSSIRRHGYSTRRQQSIENMSDLFSQPYGGMYGGAAGGAEQGLRQHVQGQHPSQPPYYHHTRQKSYSTHSTTEVTV from the exons ATGGAGTCCACCAACCCTTCCTGCTTCcaccttttcctcttcttcttcttcttctcccccaTTATAACACAGCCTGCCCTCACCCAGGACCCATCCGTCACCACGATGACAATAACCAAGGGCGACCCGTTCATCGCCCCCACCACAGTGGCCAACCAGACCACTCCTAGCTATGTGGAGACAACCCAAAACACCCCTCTAGAGACGGGAGTGTCCACTCCCGCAAGTGGTGGAGACGCTGATGACGAGGATGTCCCTCCAGTCGGCGGGACCCGTTGCCAGGGTTACTACGACGTGATGGGCCAGTGGGACCCACCGTTCAACTGCAACGCCGGTGTCTTTCTTTACTGCTGCGGTACATGCTTCTACCGCTTCTGCTGCCAGTTCCGCCAGCAGCGGCTGGACCAGAGAATCTGCTCCAACTACGACACGCCCATCTGGGCCAACACTGGTAAACCCGTAGCCACCATCACCGAGGGCCAGGAGGACCAGGACCGGGACCGCACGCACCTCATTGTCTACATCATCTGTGGAGTGGTGGCCATCATGGTGCTGGTGGGCATCTTCACCAAACTGGGCCTGGAGAAGAGCCGCGGAGGAAGCGGAGGAGGAAGCGGAGCAGGGGCGCCACATGCTGACATCAACTCCAG gaCACTGACAGACCTGCTGAAGCAGCACGGGGGTGAAGTGAGCTCGGTGGAAAACGCCACAGCCAGTTCACCCAATGGGGGAAGAGCCAATGGCATCTCAGCCAGGATGATGCGCAGCAGGAGTG AGCAGTACCATCTGAATAACTCAGCTTATGGGCCGTTTGGACAAGGGCTTCCACGCCCGCAAAGCAACCACGGCACAGTGGGACTGAACAAATATACTTCGCTTAAAGCTGTGG CGGACAGTGCGTCTCGTAGCTACTACAAGAGCTTCCCACTCATGGACTTCTCTCACTACCAACCTGTGGCGCCTCCTGCTTTCCAGCCTGTACCAGTTCCACCCAAAGAGAAGTCCTACATCCACCAGCCCCTGCCAGTGCACCACAACCTCCATGCCCCGTTGTCCATCTCCATCCCCTCCAGCCATCTGGAGCACTCACACCTCCCGAAGACAACCACACACCCGCTCCTTTCCAGCTCGGCCTTCAAAGTCTGGGAGCCGACTGGCCGCCATGTCCATAGGCAGACCTCTGCCCCAGGGCACAGCTCCTCCATGCACAGCTCCTCCACGCACAGCTCCATCCGAAGACACGGCTACTCGACCCGGAGGCAGCAGAGCATAGAGAATATGTCGGATCTCTTCAGTCAGCCCTATGGAGGGATGTACGGAGGAGCTGCGGGGGGAGCAGAACAGGGGCTGCGGCAGCATGTCCAGGGGCAACACCCATCTCAACCCCCTTATTACCACCATACCAGGCAAAAGAGCTACTCCACCCACAGTACGACTGAGGTGACCGTTTGA